Proteins encoded by one window of Candidatus Hydrogenedentota bacterium:
- the ptsP gene encoding phosphoenolpyruvate--protein phosphotransferase produces MEIVLHGDGVSPGIAIGPALTFRVNSIEVSRTKIKNADAEIARFDRAVTEVRAELQRLHEQTALAIGEKHADIFKAHLLLLEDVTMREEVERQVREEKVNPEFVVNELIARYSKVLETVEDPRFRERTQDFVDVGNRILARMLNTDLESLERLERASVVVAHDVPPSVAAKIDRKNVKGIATDVGGPTSHTAILARAFEIPAVVGLRFVGSYAMPSDTIIVDGTKGDVVIRPAKETLAKYESRKVREDRVREALLAAVQKPSVTIDGHEVPTMANIELPEEVEHSKRIGAQGIGLFRTEYLFLNRNTLPTEEEQYEAYASAAQTMNPLPVSLRTLDIGGDKVANNLGDGGETNPQMGWRAIRFCLEQTDIFKAQLRAMCRASVHGNIQIMFPLISGLDELLRAKAILKDVYADLEKRGVQFKKKIPVGSMIEVPSAVELAEVLARECDFFSVGTNDLIQYSLAVDRDNARIAHMYEPAHPAVLRLIRRAVRAARAARIPIGVCGEMAGDPLFSEILVGFGVTSLSMSSVAIPAVRAEISQIRLSLAKRFALRAVRMSSGAEILDTMQRRSKQRRAMKEYLGEFSDEDLDAL; encoded by the coding sequence GTGGAAATCGTGCTGCATGGAGACGGCGTTTCCCCGGGGATTGCCATTGGCCCCGCGCTGACCTTCCGTGTCAATTCCATCGAGGTCTCGCGCACAAAAATAAAGAACGCGGACGCCGAAATCGCGCGGTTCGATCGGGCCGTCACCGAAGTGCGCGCCGAATTGCAACGCCTTCACGAACAGACGGCGCTCGCCATCGGAGAAAAACATGCAGACATCTTCAAGGCGCACCTGTTGCTCCTCGAAGACGTCACCATGCGCGAAGAAGTCGAGCGCCAGGTGCGCGAGGAAAAGGTCAACCCCGAGTTTGTCGTGAACGAACTCATCGCGCGCTACTCGAAAGTGCTCGAAACCGTCGAAGACCCGCGCTTCCGCGAGCGCACCCAGGACTTCGTCGATGTCGGTAACCGCATCCTTGCGCGCATGCTGAACACCGACCTCGAATCGCTCGAGCGTCTCGAACGCGCCAGCGTCGTCGTCGCGCACGACGTCCCCCCCTCGGTTGCGGCCAAGATCGATCGCAAGAACGTCAAAGGCATCGCCACGGACGTCGGCGGTCCCACGTCGCACACCGCGATCCTCGCGCGCGCCTTCGAGATTCCCGCGGTGGTTGGGCTGCGCTTTGTTGGTTCCTATGCGATGCCGAGCGACACCATTATCGTGGACGGCACGAAGGGCGACGTCGTCATCCGCCCCGCGAAGGAAACCCTGGCGAAGTATGAGTCGCGCAAGGTGCGCGAAGACCGCGTTCGCGAAGCGCTGCTTGCCGCCGTGCAAAAACCGAGCGTCACCATCGACGGCCACGAAGTGCCGACGATGGCGAACATCGAACTGCCCGAAGAAGTCGAGCACAGCAAACGCATCGGCGCGCAGGGCATCGGCCTGTTTCGCACCGAGTACCTCTTCCTGAACCGCAACACGCTCCCGACCGAGGAAGAGCAGTACGAGGCCTACGCTTCCGCCGCGCAGACAATGAATCCGCTGCCCGTGTCGCTGCGCACCCTGGATATCGGCGGCGACAAAGTCGCCAATAATCTCGGCGACGGAGGAGAGACCAATCCCCAGATGGGTTGGCGCGCAATCCGGTTTTGCCTCGAACAGACGGACATCTTCAAGGCGCAACTCCGCGCGATGTGCCGTGCAAGCGTTCACGGCAACATCCAAATCATGTTTCCGCTGATCAGTGGATTGGACGAACTCCTGCGCGCAAAAGCGATCCTCAAGGACGTGTACGCCGATCTCGAAAAGCGCGGCGTACAGTTCAAGAAGAAAATCCCCGTCGGTTCGATGATCGAAGTGCCAAGCGCCGTCGAACTCGCCGAAGTGCTCGCGCGGGAGTGCGATTTTTTCAGTGTCGGCACAAACGATTTAATTCAATACTCCCTCGCCGTCGATCGCGACAACGCGCGCATCGCGCACATGTACGAACCGGCGCATCCCGCCGTGCTCCGGCTGATTCGCCGCGCCGTGCGCGCCGCAAGGGCCGCCCGCATCCCCATCGGCGTCTGCGGCGAAATGGCGGGCGACCCGCTATTCAGCGAGATTCTGGTCGGTTTCGGCGTCACTTCGTTGAGTATGTCCTCCGTCGCCATCCCGGCCGTGCGCGCGGAAATCTCGCAGATTCGCTTGTCGCTCGCAAAGCGGTTCGCGCTCCGCGCCGTGCGCATGTCGTCCGGAGCCGAGATTCTCGACACGATGCAACGGCGCTCGAAACAGCGCAGGGCGATGAAAGAATATCTCGGCGAGTTCTCGGACGAGGACCTGGACGCTTTGTGA
- a CDS encoding 1-deoxy-D-xylulose-5-phosphate reductoisomerase, translating into MATTRRRITILGSTGSIGTSALDVVRHYPDRLEVVGLAAHSNISALAEQVREFRPQCVAVADRDAARTLADRLPGVRVASGPEGLEEIAAVPADVVLCGMVGAVGLKPVLSAIDAGNAIALANKEPLVMAGPLIMDRARGKNVMVLPVDSEHNAIFQCLQGHRIEDVQCIHLTASGGPFYGKPRESLMGVTPAQATRHPTWNMGAKISVDSATLMNKGLEVVEAMWLFGLPLEKVEVVIHPQSIVHSLVEFTDGSILAHLGLTNMKFPIQYALTWPERVPEPMGRLDLTAMRELTFAKPDFSEFPCLAYAIEAARTGGTAPAILNAANECAVGAFCKGQIEFLRISEVVRDVMDECPASRDVTLESVLEADALARERASHVMTGLGV; encoded by the coding sequence ATGGCTACTACGCGGCGCCGAATCACCATTCTCGGATCGACCGGGTCCATCGGGACCAGCGCGCTCGATGTCGTGCGCCACTATCCCGATCGCCTGGAAGTGGTCGGTCTCGCGGCCCATTCCAACATTTCCGCGCTCGCCGAACAGGTGCGCGAGTTCCGTCCACAATGTGTTGCAGTTGCCGACCGCGACGCCGCCCGCACACTCGCCGATCGGCTCCCGGGTGTGCGCGTCGCTTCCGGTCCCGAAGGCCTCGAAGAAATCGCCGCCGTGCCCGCGGATGTGGTCCTCTGTGGCATGGTGGGCGCCGTCGGGCTCAAACCCGTCCTCAGCGCCATCGACGCCGGCAACGCCATCGCCCTCGCGAACAAGGAACCGCTCGTGATGGCCGGCCCGCTCATCATGGATCGCGCGCGCGGAAAGAATGTGATGGTGCTCCCGGTCGACAGCGAGCACAACGCCATCTTCCAATGCCTTCAGGGCCACCGCATCGAAGACGTGCAGTGCATCCACCTCACCGCATCCGGCGGGCCGTTCTACGGTAAACCGCGCGAATCGCTCATGGGCGTCACGCCCGCGCAGGCGACGCGCCACCCTACGTGGAACATGGGTGCGAAGATCAGCGTCGATTCCGCCACGCTCATGAACAAGGGCCTTGAAGTCGTCGAAGCTATGTGGTTGTTTGGGCTCCCCCTCGAAAAAGTCGAGGTCGTCATCCATCCGCAAAGCATTGTCCACAGCCTCGTCGAATTCACCGATGGCAGCATCCTCGCTCATCTCGGGCTGACGAACATGAAATTCCCCATCCAGTATGCGTTAACATGGCCGGAACGTGTGCCGGAACCCATGGGCCGGCTCGACCTGACGGCGATGCGCGAACTGACTTTCGCCAAACCGGACTTCTCGGAGTTTCCGTGTTTGGCCTATGCGATCGAGGCCGCGCGCACGGGCGGTACGGCGCCCGCGATACTGAACGCCGCGAACGAATGCGCCGTCGGCGCGTTCTGCAAAGGCCAGATCGAGTTTCTGCGCATCAGTGAAGTCGTGCGCGATGTAATGGACGAATGTCCGGCGTCGCGCGACGTGACGCTCGAGTCGGTTTTGGAAGCAGACGCGCTCGCGCGGGAGCGCGCAAGCCACGTCATGACGGGTCTTGGAGTATA